The Streptomyces achromogenes DNA segment TCGACGTCGGCTGGATGAGCGTCACGGACCCTGATCTTCATGCTTCATAGCCTACGACTGCGCCTCTAGTGGCCATCATGGCCGTGTGAGCCTGACCAAGTGGCCGACCTCTCGGGCAAAGTAGCGATCGAGACGCATGAGACTGTCTCGTGCGGGTTCCCGATGCGGCGTTCGTAGTAGTTACGGGAGTACGGATCGACGCCCACATGGACGTCACACGCGACAGCGATGCAGCCGTGGTCTTGCACAGGCCGAGATGGCCAGTTCAGTTGCCGGTGTCCAGCCAGTCGATCCGGCCGTAACCGCTCCCGCACTCACGCGTCCCAGTCGCGCTGGGAGGAAAACGCACCCCGGTACGGACGGATGAGCGGGTGCGATCGCAAATCAGGCACCCGAGAGAGTCACAGGCACACGGACTCCTTCGAGGCACCGACCGCATCGTGCGCGCCAGCGCGTTCGACCTCACGTCGAAGCCGCACCAAAGCGCTCCGGTGCGGCTTCGACGTCTCACGGATCCGGGCAGAGACCCCGCCAGGACGGACCTCGGCGGGGCCTCGCCATATCACCCGCGTATCACACAGCCATCACCAACTGGGCAGACGCTCTCGGACCAAGAGGCTCCGACCTGCAATTTCATGCCCGCAGTGGACTGGCATAGACGCCCCTGGACGGTCTCTACAACCTGTGCCAGGTGGGACCGTCAACGCGGGGCAGGCGGATGCGGCCACTCCAACAGAGCCACCGCCCCGAGATCGGCATCAGTCAAGATCCGGACCAGTCCCGGGCCGGCGGTCCCGGCAACGTTCCCACGGCTGCCATATTCGCAGGTCAGCGAGCTGCTTGCGCTGTACCACCAGCAGACGAAGAATCTGCTGGGGCGAACGCGCACCACACCCAGGCGCAGCGCTTTGTCCGTGCCCGCAGAGCCGAGCGGCAAAGCCGGGTCGGCCTATCCAGTCAGGTCGCCTACCGCGCAACGGCCCTGAGCCGATCAGCCCCAAGATGTCCGAGTTCAACGGAGCGTAGTCAGCACCAAGTCAGCACGGGACAGGTGAAGACGGGTGATGACGTGGGCTTTTAGTCAGCACCAAACCAGCACGGGAGTCAGCACCGCACCGTCAAATCACCCTGAACTGCGCGTCCCGGACGGCACTCGTTTCGACAACATCGATCCCCTGAACCGCCTTTCCGCGAGCCGGCATGGTGGCCGCACGCATAGCGAACCCTCGAACTATGTTGCCCCGCCACATGTGCGCCTGACCTGCGGATTCCTACGGTGTGGCGACACGCAAACGTCCCCGTCACACCCCAGGAAGTGGTGCCGATGTCGTCGCCCGCAACCGCTCCACCGGCGGCCCCGAACAACCTCAAGCGCATCGTCGCCGCCAGCCTCATCGGCACCACCATCGAGTGGTACGACTTCTTCCTCTACGGTTCAGCCGCCGCGCTCGTCTTCAACAAGCTGTTCTTTCCGGACTCCGATCCGCTCGTCGGCACACTCCTGTCGTTCCTCACCTACGCCGTCGGGTTCGCCGCCCGCCCGCTCGGGGCGCTGGTGTTCGGGCACTACGGAGACCGGCTCGGACGCAAGAAGCTCCTGGTCCTGAGCCTGTTGCTGATGGGCGGGGCGACCTTCGCGATCGGGCTGCTGCCCACGCACGCGACGGTCGGCACCGCCGCGCCCGTCCTGCTGACGGTGCTGCGACTGGTCCAGGGCTTCGCGCTGGGGGGTGAGTGGGGTGGCGCCGTGCTCCTGGTGTCCGAGCACGGGGACGCGCGGCGCCGCGGCTTCTGGGCGTCGTGGCCGCAGACCGGCGCACCCGCCGGGCAGTTGCTCGCGACCGGTGTGCTGTCCCTGCTCACCGCGGTGCTCTCGGACGACGCCTTCGCCTCCTGGGGCTGGCGGATACCGTTCCTGCTGTCGGGCGTGCTGGTGCTCGTCGGACTGTGGATCCGGCTGTCCGTCGACGAATCCCCCGTCTTCCGGCAGGCGTTGGCACGCGCCGAGGCCCGCAAGGCGGCGCGCACCGCGGACGTCGAGCCGCTGCCGCTGGTGTCGGTGCTGCGGCACCATTGGCGCGACGTGCTGATCGCGATGGGCGCGCGCATGGCGGAGAACATCTCCTATTACGTCATCACCGCGTTCATCCTGGTGTACGCGACCACCTCGGCCGACGTCTCCAAGCAGACCGCGCTCAACGCCGTCCTCGTCGCGTCCGCCGTGCACTTCGCGGTGATCCCCGCCTGGGGGGCGCTGTCCGACCGGGTCGGACGACGTCCCGTGTACCTGGTGGGCGCGGTCGGCATCGGCCTGTGGATGTTCCCGTTCTTCGCCCTCGTCGACACCGGCGACTTCGGCGGCCTCCTTCTCGCGGTGACCGTCGGCCTGGTGCTGCACGGAGCGATGTACGCGCCGCAGGCCGCCTTCTTCTCCGAGATGTTCGCGACCCGGATGCGCTACTCCGGGGCGTCGATCGGCGCCCAGTTCGCCTCCGTCGCCGCGGGCGCCCCCGCCCCGCTCATCGCCACGGCGCTGCTGGCCGACTACGACAGCTCCACGCCGATCGCCCTGTACGTGATCGCCGCCGTCCTGCTGACGGTTCTGGCCGTGGGCGTCGCCGAGGAGACCCGCCACCGCGACCTGGCCGACGTCGAGCCCGCCACGGACACCGAGGACGGCGCGAAGGCCGAGGACGGCGCGGAGGCCGAGGACGACGACGCGCGGAAGACCTCCGCGGCGGCGGACGCGCAGGCCCTCCGGGCCGACCGCTGATCACACAGACCGGCTCCGGCGCCGAATCCGGCTCCAGCTCCGGCGCCGACCCGCTGTACCGACCGCCGTGTGCCGCTCGGCGCACGGCGATCAGCGCCGTGCCGCGGTCAGCGGAGCCCCGCATCAGCGGTCGGCGCCGCCAACCGATGCAGGCGCAACGCGAGTTGGATCTCCAGGGCGCGGGCGGGACTCTGCCAGTCCTCGCCCAGGAGGCGCCCCACGCGTTCCAGGCGCTGGGCCACCGTGTTGACGTGCACGTGCAGTTCGTTTTTCGTGCGGGCCGGGCTCATGCCCGCGGCGAAGTAGGCGTCGAGGGTGCGCAGCAGGTCGGTTCCGCGCCGTTCGTCGTAGGCGACGACCCGGCCGATGGTCCGGTCCACGAACCCCCTGACGTCCCGGTCGCCGGCCAGGAGCAGCCCGAGGAAGCCGAAGTCCTCGGCCGCGGCTCCGTCGCCGGAGCGGCCGAGCAGCCCGAGGGCGTCAAGACAGCGCCGGCCCTCCTCGTAGGCGGCGACCACCGCGTGCGGTCCGGCGGTGAGGTCGCGTACCGGGGCGGACGCGCCGACGGTGACCGCCTCGTGGACGGCGGCGCCCAGATGCCGCGCGGTGCGGCGAGCCAGCTCCGTCGCGGTGTCGCCGGACTCCAGCGGAAGCAGCAGCACGGTCCCGCCGTCGCGGGCGGCGGCCAGGCCCTGCCGGGTCGCGGCGAGGTGGAAGGCGGCGGACCACAGCCGACGGCGGGCGGTGGCCTCCTGGTCGGCGTCGGGTGCGGCGGCGAGGCGGGCCGCGAGGACGACGTGGGTCGCGTCGAGGTCGGCGTGCAGCCGCTCCGCCCGCTCGCGCAGCAGGCGTGGATCGCGGTCGCGGGCCTCGAGCAGGTCGTCGAGGAGTTCGCCGCGCACGCGCTGTTCCGCCTCGGCGGCCGAGCGTCTGGCCAGGAGCAGCAGGGACGTCACCATCGCGGCCCGCTCCAGCGTGCGCTGGTCGACCGGGTCGAGGCCGGGGTGGCCACGCAGTACGAGCGCTCCGAAGAGTTCCTCGCCGGCCGCGACCGCCGCGATCCAGTCGTCCCGGTGCCGTACGGCGTGGCCTTCCGCGCGGGACGCCTCCAGCGCTCCGGACTCCGCCGTCTCCGAGAACTCCACGGTCTTGTCGAGCACTTGGGACACCGCGGCGGCCACGTCGTGGACACCCCCGCCGCGCAGCACCAGTTCGGCCAGCCGGTCGTGGACGTCGGAGGCCCGCTCGATGACGGCGCTGCGGTCCCGGATGATCTCGTTGGCGTGTTCCAGACCGGCCAGCGCGGACCGGGTCTCGGTGAGCAGGTTGGCGGTGTCGATGGCGGCGGCGGCGAGCGCGGCGAAGGAGCCGAGCAGGGCGATCTGCTCCCGTTCGAAGACCCGGGCGC contains these protein-coding regions:
- a CDS encoding MFS transporter; protein product: MSSPATAPPAAPNNLKRIVAASLIGTTIEWYDFFLYGSAAALVFNKLFFPDSDPLVGTLLSFLTYAVGFAARPLGALVFGHYGDRLGRKKLLVLSLLLMGGATFAIGLLPTHATVGTAAPVLLTVLRLVQGFALGGEWGGAVLLVSEHGDARRRGFWASWPQTGAPAGQLLATGVLSLLTAVLSDDAFASWGWRIPFLLSGVLVLVGLWIRLSVDESPVFRQALARAEARKAARTADVEPLPLVSVLRHHWRDVLIAMGARMAENISYYVITAFILVYATTSADVSKQTALNAVLVASAVHFAVIPAWGALSDRVGRRPVYLVGAVGIGLWMFPFFALVDTGDFGGLLLAVTVGLVLHGAMYAPQAAFFSEMFATRMRYSGASIGAQFASVAAGAPAPLIATALLADYDSSTPIALYVIAAVLLTVLAVGVAEETRHRDLADVEPATDTEDGAKAEDGAEAEDDDARKTSAAADAQALRADR
- a CDS encoding helix-turn-helix domain-containing protein, which translates into the protein MSRDHVEGAAAPTTAHDADAPFLELLARGAAAEAYDRPVLLARAEGGSGERIAALEHAKGVALRVRAELEGRRRREAELSALFETAHDLAGLRDVDAVLRAIVQRARSLLGTDVAYLSLNDPARGDTYMRVTEGSVAARFQQLRLGMGEGLGGLVAQTARPYVTDDYFQDERFRHTTAIDTGVRDEGLVAILGVPLTLGPNVIGVLFAADRRARVFEREQIALLGSFAALAAAAIDTANLLTETRSALAGLEHANEIIRDRSAVIERASDVHDRLAELVLRGGGVHDVAAAVSQVLDKTVEFSETAESGALEASRAEGHAVRHRDDWIAAVAAGEELFGALVLRGHPGLDPVDQRTLERAAMVTSLLLLARRSAAEAEQRVRGELLDDLLEARDRDPRLLRERAERLHADLDATHVVLAARLAAAPDADQEATARRRLWSAAFHLAATRQGLAAARDGGTVLLLPLESGDTATELARRTARHLGAAVHEAVTVGASAPVRDLTAGPHAVVAAYEEGRRCLDALGLLGRSGDGAAAEDFGFLGLLLAGDRDVRGFVDRTIGRVVAYDERRGTDLLRTLDAYFAAGMSPARTKNELHVHVNTVAQRLERVGRLLGEDWQSPARALEIQLALRLHRLAAPTADAGLR